A window of the Citrus sinensis cultivar Valencia sweet orange chromosome 9, DVS_A1.0, whole genome shotgun sequence genome harbors these coding sequences:
- the LOC107178529 gene encoding LRR receptor-like serine/threonine-protein kinase FLS2, which translates to MERNFSLSMITVSLTHFLLLCLVVAAAAAASNNITTDQQALLALKDHITYDPTNLFAHNWTSNTSVCTWIGIACDVNSHRVTALDISQFNLQGTIPPQLGNLSSLTTLNLSHNKLSGSVPSSIYTMHTLKFLDFTDNQLSGSVSSFVFNMSSILDIRLTNNRLSGELPKNICNYLPHLKALFLDKNMFHSKIPSALSKCKQLQQLNLQFNNLSGAIPKEIGNLTRLKGIYLGANKLHGEIPHEIANLRNLEVLVLGMNNLVGVLPAPIFNMSTLKVIILMNNSLSGSLPSRIDLSLPTVEFLELSHNRFSGTIPSSITNASKLTVLALGDNKFSGFIPNTIGNLRNLERLSLPNNYLKSSTSKLSFLSSLANCKKLRDIVLIGNPLDGFLPSSIGNLSKSLETLVIANCSISGNIPQAISNLSNLLTLVLEGNKLTRPIPITFGRLQKLQGLYLAFNKLVGSFPDELCHLARLDQLVLFGNKLSGSIPSCLSNLTSLRSLYLGSNRFTSVIPSTFWSLKYILFFDFSSNFLVGTLSFDVGNLKVLQGINLSENNLSGDMPATIGGLKDLQFMDLAYNRLEGPIPESFGDLTSLEVLNLSKNKISGSIPTSMEKLIYLLELNLSFNKLEGEIPSGGIFTNFTAESFMGNELLCGLPNLQVQPCKLSKPRTEHKSRKKILLIVIVLPLSIV; encoded by the exons ATGGAGAGAAATTTTAGTCTCAGTATGATCACTGTGTCATTAACCCACTTCCTGCTTCTTTGCTTGGTTgttgcagcagcagcagcagcaagcaACAATATTACCACAGACCAACAAGCTCTTCTTGCCCTGAAAGATCATATAACTTATGATCCAACCAACCTTTTTGCCCATAATTGGACCTCGAATACCTCTGTTTGTACCTGGATTGGCATCGCTTGTGATGTCAATAGCCATAGAGTCACAGCCTTGGATATTTCTCAATTCAATCTACAAGGCACCATCCCTCCTCAACTTGGAAACCTCTCTTCACTCACAACGCTTAATCTTAGTCATAACAAGCTTTCTGGAAGCGTTCCCTCCTCCATCTACACCATGCATACGCTAAAATTTCTTGACTTCACTGATAACCAGCTCTCTGGTTCAGTGTCTTCCTTCGTCTTCAACATGTCTTCAATATTAGACATTCGTTTGACCAATAACAGACTTTCTGGTGAGCTTCCGAAAAATATTTGCAACTATCTTCCTCATTTGAAAGCCCTTTTTTTGGACAAAAACATGTTTCATAGCAAAATTCCTTCTGCTTTATCAAAGTGCAAACAACTGCAACAATTAAATTTGCAGTTCAATAATTTATCCGGTGCAATACCAAAAGAAATCGGCAACTTGACTAGGCTCAAAGGGATATATCTCGGCGCCAACAAACTCCACG GTGAGATACCCCACGAAATCGCTAATCTTCGAAATCTAGAGGTTTTAGTGCTTGGAATGAACAACCTAGTTGGTGTGTTACCAGCTCCAATCTTCAACATGTCAACACTGAAGGTGATTATCCTCATGAATAACTCTCTCTCCGGAAGTCTTCCATCAAGAATAGACCTTTCACTTCCAACTGTTGAGTTTCTTGAGTTGTCACATAATAGATTTTCTGGAACCATTCCTAGTTCCATCACCAATGCTTCTAAGCTCACCGTTCTAGCGTTGGGAGATAACAAATTTTCGGGCTTCATTCCAAACACAATTGGTAATTTAAGAAACCTTGAGAGGCTCAGCTTGCCTAATAATTACTTGAAATCTTCAACCTCAAAATTGAGCTTTCTTTCCTCTTTGGCAAATTGCAAGAAATTAAGAGACATAGTCTTAATAGGCAATCCACTTGACGGCTTCCTTCCAAGTTCAATAGGAAATCTTTCTAAGTCTTTGGAAACACTTGTCATCGCCAATTGCAGTATTAGTGGCAACATTCCTCAAGCAATTAGCAATTTAAGCAACTTGTTGACCTTAGTATTAgaaggaaataaattaactagaCCAATTCCAATTACATTTGGCCGACTGCAGAAACTCCAAGGCTTATATCTTGCATTCAATAAGTTGGTAGGTTCATTCCCAGATGAGCTTTGCCATCTAGCAAGGCTGGATCAATTGGTCTTATTTGGCAATAAGCTTTCAGGATCTATACCTTCATGCCTAAGTAATCTCACTTCTCTAAGATCTCTCTACTTAGGGTCCAATAGGTTTACTTCTGTTATTCCCTCAACTTTCTGGAGCCTAAAATACATCTTGttctttgacttttcatcaaatttcttGGTTGGTACTCTTTCTTTCGACGTAGGTAATTTGAAGGTGCTTCAAGGAATAAATTTATCAGAAAATAACTTATCGGGTGATATGCCAGCCACAATTGGAGGACTGAAAGATCTTCAATTTATGGACCTAGCATATAATAGATTGGAAGGCCCAATTCCTGAATCATTTGGTGACTTGACAAGTTTGGAGgttttgaatttatcaaaaaataaaatctctgGGTCTATTCCAACATCCATGGAGAAACTCATTTACCTTCTAGAGTTAAATCTCTCTTTCAATAAACTTGAAGGTGAGATTCCTAGTGGAGGAATTTTTACCAACTTCACAGCTGAGTCATTTATGGGAAATGAGTTATTGTGTGGTTTACCAAATCTTCAAGTCCAACCATGCAAACTTAG